From Suncus etruscus isolate mSunEtr1 chromosome 6, mSunEtr1.pri.cur, whole genome shotgun sequence, one genomic window encodes:
- the ID3 gene encoding DNA-binding protein inhibitor ID-3 — protein MKALSPVRGCYEAVCCLSERSLAIARGRGKGPAAEEPLSLLDDMNHCYSRLRELVPGVPRGTQLSQVEILQRVIDYILDLQVVLAEPAPGPPDGPHLPIQTADLAPELVISNDKRSFCH, from the exons ATGAAGGCGCTGAGTCCCGTTCGCGGCTGCTACGAGGCGGTGTGCTGCCTGTCGGAACGCAGCCTGGCCATCGCCCGGGGCCGAGGCAAAGGCCCGGCCGCAGAGGAGCCGCTGAGCCTCCTGGACGACATGAACCACTGCTACTCGCGTCTGCGGGAACTGGTACCCGGAGTTCCGCGGGGCACCCAGCTTAGCCAGGTGGAAATCCTGCAGCGAGTCATCGACTACATCCTCGACCTGCAGGTGGTCCTGGCCGAGCCTGCCCCTGGACCCCCAGATGGCCCGCATCTTCCCATTCAG ACGGCGGACCTGGCTCCAGAACTCGTGATCTCCAACGATAAGAGAAGCTTCTGCCACTGA